The following proteins are encoded in a genomic region of Drosophila miranda strain MSH22 chromosome 4, D.miranda_PacBio2.1, whole genome shotgun sequence:
- the LOC108162735 gene encoding uncharacterized protein LOC108162735 — MDVYSHSNEDVCTTTEDDSWRNSWKKQRNSSCDSGFGTDTGDWRKELTGCLPGWPTTWQKVPESSMAQERHQMKKVWPAHVIEAELLAQSMLHPRKPQRPVSTYRAFDDIPFQWVEITGFPWDATEQILKAFHSVGTILKKRPIRHGIQLQYAFTVEACRALDFNFVTICSYKVRVNRLLDDPEERGMQRAMPLYSHCWQNPQYPKFCFSERLRCYQQQTNRNCRPYKDTYQGSRLWGCVAYCFTILICFLFYCLGYLWRSFDNFMSRNAVRNDAHPGAGYHCELVNNSVSFFERAANT, encoded by the coding sequence ATGGACGTCTACTCCCACTCCAATGAAGATGTCTGCACCACGACTGAAGATGATTCGTGGCGCAACAGTTGGAAGAAGCAGAGGAATTCGAGCTGCGATTCAGGATTCGGCACAGACACAGGGGACTGGAGGAAGGAACTCACTGGCTGCTTACCTGGATGGCCGACTACGTGGCAGAAAGTACCTGAAAGTTCCATGGCGCAGGAGCGCCACCAGATGAAGAAAGTCTGGCCCGCTCATGTGATAGAAGCGGAGCTGCTGGCCCAAAGCATGCTTCACCCCAGGAAGCCCCAAAGACCCGTCTCGACCTATCGCGCGTTTGATGATATTCCTTTCCAGTGGGTGGAGATCACTGGCTTTCCATGGGATGCCACCGAGCAGATCCTCAAGGCGTTCCACTCCGTAGGAACCATCTTGAAGAAGCGTCCAATTCGGCACGGCATCCAGCTGCAGTACGCCTTTACAGTGGAGGCCTGCCGAGCTCTGGATTTCAATTTCGTTACCATCTGCAGCTACAAAGTGCGGGTGAACCGCTTGCTCGACGATCCAGAGGAGCGGGGTATGCAGCGGGCTATGCCGCTGTATTCCCATTGCTGGCAGAATCCGCAGTATCCGAAGTTCTGCTTCAGTGAGCGGCTACGCTGCTATCAACAGCAGACCAACAGGAACTGCAGACCGTACAAGGACACCTATCAGGGCAGCCGATTGTGGGGCTGTGTCGCTTACTGCTTCACGATTTTGATATGCTTTCTCTTCTACTGCCTGGGGTACTTGTGGCGCTCCTTCGATAACTTCATGTCGCGGAACGCTGTCCGAAACGACGCCCACCCCGGCGCCGGCTACCACTGTGAGCTAGTGAACAACAGCGTCAGTTTCTTCGAGAGAGCGGCCAATACATAA